In the Persephonella hydrogeniphila genome, one interval contains:
- a CDS encoding DUF4911 domain-containing protein: MITEKLKEKLNNPPRKSINLVVKVDPKKLNFISMVVDGHGRIALPRTRSGKKGILDFLTSPDYIDDLYLILDDIKKNYDPTLEIIGDLGDNWLEAVI; encoded by the coding sequence ATGATAACCGAAAAGCTAAAAGAAAAATTAAATAATCCTCCCAGAAAAAGTATAAATCTGGTTGTTAAGGTTGATCCTAAAAAGCTAAATTTTATATCTATGGTTGTAGATGGGCATGGTAGAATAGCTCTTCCGAGAACAAGAAGTGGGAAAAAGGGAATTTTAGACTTTTTAACCTCTCCAGATTACATAGATGATCTCTATTTGATACTTGATGATATTAAAAAAAATTACGATCCTACACTTGAGATTATTGGCGATTTAGGAGATAACTGGCTTGAAGCTGTGATTTAA
- the pgsA gene encoding CDP-diacylglycerol--glycerol-3-phosphate 3-phosphatidyltransferase, whose translation MKNLQPVSFANLLTISRLIITPFLIYTILHDYYVVSGILVVVAVLSDWLDGIIARKTNDVTKHGELLDPAVDKIFTISVLVAFVEKHLISTFIVFLIILREMMVTWFRSVMVNRGVVVPASFYGKVKTTLQLIAIFLLSINVTDLGVVFLWLSIIVAYYSGIDYLKIFIKKKVWE comes from the coding sequence TTGAAGAATTTGCAGCCTGTTAGCTTTGCTAATCTGCTAACTATATCGAGACTTATTATAACCCCTTTCCTTATTTACACGATACTACATGACTACTATGTAGTATCAGGTATTCTTGTTGTTGTTGCTGTCTTATCAGACTGGTTGGACGGTATTATAGCGAGAAAAACAAATGATGTAACAAAACATGGAGAACTTTTAGATCCTGCTGTTGACAAAATTTTTACCATATCAGTTCTTGTAGCATTTGTAGAGAAACATCTTATATCTACATTTATCGTTTTTCTTATAATTCTTAGAGAGATGATGGTTACATGGTTCAGAAGTGTTATGGTTAACAGAGGGGTAGTAGTTCCTGCATCTTTTTACGGAAAGGTAAAAACCACCCTTCAACTTATAGCAATATTCTTACTTTCTATCAATGTTACTGATCTTGGAGTGGTATTCCTCTGGCTCTCTATTATAGTGGCGTACTACTCCGGGATCGATTATCTTAAAATATTCATAAAGAAAAAAGTCTGGGAATAA
- a CDS encoding pyridoxal phosphate-dependent aminotransferase — protein sequence MNRLSQIKPFIVMDIVKKASQIKNAIHFEIGEPDLQPPPAVWELAEKAIKERQNHYTESLGLLKLREKIAEFYYRKYNVDINPERIALTVGTSGAFLVAYSILLNAGEKVALTDPSYPCYKNFAHLLDISPVLIPTGKETEYQLRPEQLEKHSDIKAVHISSPSNPVGNIYSEENLKSLTEYCDEKEVYFISDEIYHGLVYEGKEHTALEFSDKAVVINGFSKYFCMPGFRLGWIILPEELMRKAEIVMQNVFISPPTVSQYAALGAFDYEHLEKNRLIFKERRDFLFDQLKKIFDIDAKPQGAFYIWANVEKYCGNSFKFAQDLLEKAGVAVTPGIDFGKNNTEKYIRFAYTRDIQHMKEGIERIKKFLEDLQ from the coding sequence ATGAATAGGCTCTCACAGATAAAACCATTTATCGTTATGGACATTGTTAAAAAAGCTTCCCAGATAAAAAATGCTATCCATTTTGAGATCGGTGAACCAGACCTGCAACCTCCTCCTGCCGTATGGGAACTTGCAGAAAAAGCTATAAAAGAAAGACAAAACCATTACACAGAAAGTTTAGGTCTCTTAAAACTGAGAGAAAAAATAGCAGAGTTTTACTACAGAAAATATAATGTAGACATTAATCCTGAAAGAATAGCCCTTACTGTTGGTACATCAGGGGCTTTTTTAGTAGCATATTCTATACTGCTTAATGCGGGAGAAAAGGTGGCATTAACAGACCCTTCCTATCCATGTTATAAAAATTTTGCTCATCTGCTCGATATTAGTCCTGTCTTGATTCCCACAGGGAAAGAAACTGAATATCAACTAAGACCTGAGCAATTAGAAAAGCATTCAGATATAAAAGCTGTTCACATATCGTCTCCATCTAACCCTGTAGGGAATATCTATTCAGAAGAAAATTTAAAAAGCCTTACAGAATACTGTGATGAAAAGGAAGTTTATTTTATTTCTGACGAGATCTATCATGGCTTAGTGTACGAAGGAAAAGAGCATACAGCTCTGGAATTTTCTGATAAGGCTGTAGTCATAAACGGATTTTCAAAATATTTCTGTATGCCCGGTTTCAGACTTGGTTGGATTATACTTCCTGAAGAACTAATGAGAAAAGCAGAAATAGTTATGCAAAATGTTTTTATATCGCCACCCACTGTAAGCCAGTATGCTGCTCTCGGAGCTTTTGATTATGAGCATCTTGAAAAAAACAGATTGATATTTAAAGAAAGAAGAGATTTTCTTTTTGACCAGCTAAAAAAAATATTTGATATTGATGCCAAACCGCAGGGAGCATTTTATATATGGGCAAATGTAGAAAAATACTGTGGTAACTCCTTTAAGTTTGCACAGGATCTTTTAGAAAAAGCAGGTGTTGCTGTTACTCCGGGAATAGATTTCGGCAAAAATAATACAGAAAAATATATAAGATTTGCATACACACGGGATATTCAACATATGAAAGAGGGAATAGAAAGAATAAAGAAATTTTTAGAGGATCTGCAATAA
- the plsY gene encoding glycerol-3-phosphate 1-O-acyltransferase PlsY, which produces MKILYLTLTYLIASIPFGYIIGKIFGKDVTKEGSGNIGATNVARTIGKKAGVLVLTLDMLKGFIPVFLAKNYFFFDDKFVALVAITAVVGHCYSVFMKFKGGKGVATGIGVLLALSPKVALIVILLWAGIFLTTGYVSLASIISAFMSWIMMNYIVENYYYTLAALLASFIIIYKHSSNIERLIKGTEHRFIYK; this is translated from the coding sequence ATGAAAATTTTATATTTAACCCTCACTTACCTTATAGCATCAATCCCCTTCGGCTATATTATAGGAAAAATTTTTGGCAAAGACGTGACGAAAGAAGGTAGTGGGAATATAGGGGCGACAAATGTTGCCAGAACTATCGGTAAAAAGGCAGGTGTCTTGGTTCTGACTTTAGATATGTTAAAAGGTTTTATACCTGTTTTTTTAGCCAAAAACTACTTCTTTTTTGACGACAAATTCGTAGCTTTAGTCGCAATTACTGCTGTTGTTGGACATTGTTATTCTGTGTTTATGAAATTCAAAGGGGGAAAAGGTGTTGCAACAGGTATAGGCGTTCTTCTCGCTCTTTCTCCAAAGGTTGCTCTAATAGTAATTCTTTTGTGGGCAGGTATTTTTCTTACAACAGGATATGTTTCTCTCGCTTCTATTATATCTGCTTTTATGTCGTGGATAATGATGAACTATATAGTAGAGAACTACTATTACACACTGGCAGCCTTGCTTGCATCTTTTATCATCATATACAAACATTCCTCTAATATAGAAAGGCTTATAAAAGGTACAGAACACAGATTTATTTATAAATAG
- a CDS encoding citrate/2-methylcitrate synthase produces MSKPDYLLFDRNTKAIFWNLNRNAIQRMLDYDYLVGRDPSVVAIVAPTQSRKFDKFFYGTNEIMIPIYKSTTEAAKDFPEADVLLNFASFRTAYDVTMEALDIPTIRTIAITAEGIPERFARTMRIKAKELGKWIIGPATVGGIAPGAFRIANTGGTIENIVNSKLHRPGSVGLVTRSGGLFNELSNVIARNANGIAEGIAIGGDRYPGTDFLDHMLRYEKNPQVKFMVLLGEVGGTLELRVAEAIKDGRITKPVIAWCIGTISKYFGGEVQFGHAGAKAGVETETADAKNAALKEAGAYVPRSFNELPELIRGVYEELHAEGKIPEIKEPEVPPIPEDYAKAVKEGKVRRPTNFICTISDDRGEEATYCGVPISEVVEKGYSIADVIGLLWFKKKFPDWASQFLDMVIKVVADHGPAVSGAHNTKVTARAGKDLMSSIVTGILTIGPRFGGAIDGAAKYFKMAKEKGMDPVEFVDYMKKVEKIPIPGIGHRIKSTKNPDKRVELLKDFAKKNFPSTELLEYALEVEKVTTSKKENLILNVDGTIGVLLVDMFRALGYKDEEIDELINAGAFNAFFVLGRTIGFIGHYLDEKRLDMPLYRHPTDDILYDVKRPEGA; encoded by the coding sequence ATGAGCAAGCCTGATTACTTACTGTTTGATAGAAACACAAAAGCTATTTTCTGGAACCTAAACAGAAATGCGATTCAAAGAATGCTTGATTATGATTATCTTGTAGGAAGAGACCCATCGGTTGTAGCTATAGTAGCTCCTACACAATCAAGAAAGTTTGATAAATTTTTCTACGGAACAAATGAGATTATGATACCTATTTACAAATCAACAACAGAAGCTGCGAAAGATTTCCCTGAAGCAGATGTTCTGTTAAACTTTGCATCTTTCAGAACGGCATATGATGTTACTATGGAAGCTTTAGATATACCAACAATCAGAACTATAGCCATCACAGCTGAAGGTATTCCCGAAAGGTTTGCCAGAACCATGAGAATAAAAGCAAAAGAGCTCGGAAAATGGATTATAGGACCTGCAACAGTAGGTGGTATAGCTCCGGGAGCATTCAGAATTGCAAACACAGGAGGTACTATAGAGAATATAGTAAACTCTAAACTCCACAGACCTGGTTCTGTTGGGCTTGTCACAAGATCTGGTGGTCTTTTTAATGAGCTTTCAAATGTAATTGCGAGAAACGCCAATGGTATAGCTGAAGGTATTGCTATCGGTGGAGATAGATATCCGGGAACTGACTTTCTTGACCATATGCTCAGGTATGAGAAAAACCCACAGGTCAAGTTTATGGTTCTCCTTGGTGAAGTAGGAGGAACTCTTGAGCTGAGAGTCGCAGAGGCTATAAAAGACGGAAGAATAACAAAACCAGTTATTGCATGGTGTATTGGAACTATATCTAAATACTTTGGTGGAGAAGTTCAGTTCGGTCATGCAGGTGCAAAAGCAGGGGTAGAAACAGAAACAGCAGACGCCAAAAACGCTGCTTTAAAAGAAGCAGGTGCTTATGTACCAAGGTCTTTCAATGAGCTTCCTGAACTTATAAGAGGAGTTTACGAAGAACTCCATGCAGAAGGTAAAATCCCAGAAATAAAAGAACCAGAAGTTCCACCTATACCGGAAGATTATGCGAAAGCCGTAAAAGAAGGAAAAGTAAGAAGACCTACGAACTTTATCTGTACTATATCAGATGATAGAGGGGAAGAAGCTACATACTGTGGTGTTCCTATATCAGAGGTTGTAGAAAAGGGATATTCTATCGCTGATGTTATCGGTCTTCTCTGGTTTAAAAAGAAATTCCCAGATTGGGCATCACAGTTTCTTGATATGGTAATAAAAGTTGTTGCAGATCATGGTCCTGCAGTTTCTGGAGCTCACAACACAAAAGTAACAGCAAGAGCAGGAAAAGACCTTATGTCTTCTATCGTAACAGGTATACTTACAATTGGACCGAGATTTGGTGGTGCCATAGATGGAGCAGCAAAATACTTCAAAATGGCAAAAGAAAAAGGAATGGATCCTGTAGAGTTTGTTGATTATATGAAAAAAGTTGAAAAAATACCGATACCCGGTATCGGACACAGAATAAAATCAACAAAAAATCCAGATAAAAGGGTTGAACTGCTCAAAGATTTCGCTAAAAAGAACTTCCCAAGTACAGAGTTACTTGAGTATGCATTAGAAGTTGAGAAAGTAACAACCTCTAAGAAGGAAAATCTCATACTTAATGTCGATGGAACAATAGGTGTTCTCCTTGTAGACATGTTTAGAGCTCTCGGTTATAAAGATGAAGAAATAGACGAACTGATAAACGCCGGTGCTTTCAATGCTTTCTTTGTTTTAGGTAGAACTATAGGATTTATCGGACATTATCTTGATGAGAAAAGACTTGATATGCCTTTATACAGACATCCAACAGATGATATTCTGTACGATGTTAAAAGACCGGAGGGGGCATAA
- a CDS encoding RelA/SpoT family protein: protein MVKTLEKHPADELIQKLDYLDEEDINKIKETVDFIIKKHEGQFRKSGEPYYIHPIEAAKTLAELKLDKTSIIAALLHDVVEDTDTTLEEIEEKFGETVAKIVDGVTKIGKYRFQSKEEAEAENFRKMIVSMAQDLRVILVKLADRLHNIRTLEPLPEEKRKRIAKETLDIYAPLAARLGLWKIKSELEDRSFMYLNPEEYKKITTYIAASKDKQEKFLREEIVPKIQEILENHGIKAEIQYRTKHIYSIYEKTLRKGISLSDVYDIYGIRIIVDSIKDCYLTLGLIHSTWSPVPGRFKDYISLPKSNMYQALHTTVVGPGGKFVEIQIKTKQMHKIAEEGIAAHWRYKGGKYISEKDLKSFTWLRNILDSIKENSSEELLSSVKGDLSSDEIFVFTPKGDLIKLPVGATPVDFAYAIHTQVGHKTLGAKVNGKLVPLDTRLKNGDVVEIITRKSIKPSRDWLNFVVTSKAKTNIKQYLSRLERKRLLNFGERLLDKILRKLGKKTSELTEEEKEKLLERFNYKTFEDFVIAVGEGKISPNKVHRFLRGDTEKSKTPSSGKSTQEKDLVIEVDGISNILSTIAKCCCPIPGDEIVGVIVKGKGISIHHRECPNVKKILETEPERAISAIWNVQNVSSTFPAFLRIITKDKPGLLAEVSTAIASTKTNISGANVRTRRDGKAIIDMKISVRNLEHLNKVIRMVSSVKDVDSVSRICKKR from the coding sequence ATGGTAAAAACCTTAGAAAAACACCCTGCAGATGAGCTTATTCAGAAGTTAGATTATCTTGATGAAGAGGATATTAATAAGATAAAAGAGACTGTTGATTTTATAATAAAAAAACATGAAGGACAGTTTAGAAAATCAGGTGAGCCTTACTATATCCATCCTATAGAAGCAGCAAAAACTCTTGCAGAGCTAAAATTAGACAAGACATCTATCATAGCAGCTCTCCTCCATGACGTTGTTGAAGATACAGACACAACTCTGGAAGAAATAGAAGAAAAATTTGGAGAAACTGTAGCGAAGATTGTAGATGGTGTCACAAAGATAGGAAAGTACAGATTCCAGAGTAAAGAAGAGGCAGAGGCAGAAAATTTTAGAAAAATGATAGTTTCTATGGCTCAGGATCTGAGAGTTATACTGGTTAAACTTGCTGATAGACTTCATAACATAAGAACACTTGAACCTCTTCCTGAAGAAAAAAGAAAAAGGATAGCAAAGGAAACTTTAGATATATATGCACCTCTTGCAGCGAGACTTGGACTGTGGAAAATAAAGAGTGAGCTTGAAGACAGGTCATTTATGTACTTAAATCCAGAAGAATACAAAAAAATAACAACGTATATAGCTGCATCAAAGGATAAGCAGGAGAAATTCTTAAGAGAAGAGATTGTTCCCAAAATACAGGAAATTCTGGAAAATCACGGCATAAAAGCTGAGATACAGTACAGAACGAAACATATTTACAGTATCTACGAAAAAACTTTAAGAAAAGGGATAAGTCTGAGTGATGTGTACGATATATATGGGATAAGAATAATCGTTGACTCAATAAAAGACTGTTATCTTACACTCGGTCTTATCCATTCTACATGGTCTCCTGTTCCAGGGAGATTTAAAGATTATATATCCCTTCCAAAATCAAACATGTATCAGGCTTTACATACGACAGTAGTTGGACCTGGTGGAAAGTTTGTTGAGATACAGATAAAAACAAAACAGATGCACAAGATAGCAGAAGAGGGAATAGCTGCCCACTGGAGGTACAAAGGAGGAAAGTACATATCAGAAAAAGATCTTAAATCTTTTACATGGCTGAGAAATATATTAGACTCTATAAAAGAAAACAGCTCTGAAGAACTTTTATCTTCTGTTAAAGGAGACTTATCAAGCGATGAAATATTTGTTTTTACTCCAAAGGGTGACCTGATTAAACTTCCTGTAGGAGCTACCCCAGTAGATTTTGCGTACGCCATACACACACAGGTTGGTCATAAAACTTTAGGAGCAAAAGTTAACGGAAAACTCGTTCCTCTTGATACCAGATTGAAAAATGGGGATGTTGTAGAAATCATAACCAGAAAAAGTATCAAACCCAGCAGAGACTGGCTTAATTTTGTTGTTACTTCAAAGGCAAAAACAAATATAAAGCAATATTTGTCAAGATTAGAAAGGAAAAGACTTTTAAATTTTGGTGAAAGATTATTAGATAAAATTCTCAGGAAATTAGGTAAAAAGACTTCTGAATTAACAGAAGAAGAAAAAGAAAAACTGTTAGAAAGATTTAATTATAAAACCTTTGAGGATTTTGTAATTGCCGTAGGAGAAGGAAAAATATCTCCAAATAAAGTACACAGATTTCTCCGGGGTGATACAGAAAAATCTAAAACTCCAAGTTCAGGTAAATCTACTCAGGAGAAAGATCTTGTTATAGAGGTTGATGGTATATCAAATATTCTTTCTACTATCGCAAAATGTTGCTGTCCAATCCCGGGAGATGAGATTGTTGGAGTGATAGTAAAAGGAAAAGGTATATCTATACACCACAGGGAATGCCCCAATGTTAAAAAGATACTGGAAACAGAACCTGAAAGGGCAATAAGTGCAATATGGAATGTTCAAAATGTATCTTCAACATTCCCTGCTTTTCTTAGAATTATCACAAAAGATAAACCAGGATTACTTGCTGAGGTATCAACAGCTATAGCATCTACGAAAACAAACATATCAGGTGCTAATGTCAGAACAAGAAGAGATGGTAAAGCGATTATCGATATGAAAATATCTGTAAGAAATCTGGAACATCTGAACAAGGTGATAAGAATGGTTTCTTCTGTTAAAGATGTTGATTCTGTGTCAAGAATCTGCAAAAAAAGATAA
- a CDS encoding NADP-dependent isocitrate dehydrogenase, with protein MAKATIVWTKIDEAPALATYSLLPIMRAFTKDADVEIELRDISLAGRILAQFPDILPEDKRVPDELSYLGELVWKPEANIMKLPNISASVPQLKEAIKELQEQGYPLPDYPENPQTEEEEKIKERYDRCVGSVVNPVLRQGNSDRRLAKVVKEYAKKHPHRLKEVSPHSKSHVAHMKDGDFYQHEQSVIIEKDTKIKYVFEDKDGNQTVLKEVEVGKGDVVDGTFMNRKKLREYFAEVIDRAKEDDILFSLHVKATMMRVSDPVIFGDAIRVYYSKLFERHSDIIEKLGWKPEFGMQELENRLEQLSEEEREAVKKTIEEIYKERPRMYMVDSDKGITNLHMPNDVIIDASVPAVIKNGLQGWGPDGETDDTVLCIPDRSYATMYKEIVEDIKARGQFDPTKIGTVQNVGLMAMKAEEYGSHDKTFFPPADGKMKVVDEDGNVLIEHCVNEGDIWRSCITKDIAIRDWVKLAVNRAKDSGFPIVFWLDEYRAHDRNLIEKVKEELPKYDLSDVDWYIKAPQDAMKFTLARFRNGEDTISVTGNVLRDYLTDLFPIIEVGTSARSLSIVPLIAGGGVFETGAGGSAPKHVEQFLKESHLRWDSLGEFLAFVESLKLAYKQLKTLHQKDNPRILVIADALSKAVGKYLENDKTPKRKVGQLDTRGSHFYLALYWAEALASQTEDKELAEKFEKVFAELKENEEKILSEIAATEGKPADIGGWYHPDDEKAEKAMRPSETFNKIIDSLLES; from the coding sequence ATGGCAAAAGCCACTATCGTTTGGACAAAAATTGATGAGGCTCCTGCTCTTGCAACATACTCTCTACTACCAATAATGAGGGCTTTTACAAAAGATGCCGATGTTGAAATCGAACTGAGGGATATTTCTCTTGCAGGAAGAATACTTGCTCAATTTCCTGATATACTTCCAGAAGACAAAAGAGTTCCTGATGAACTTTCTTATCTGGGAGAGCTTGTCTGGAAACCTGAAGCAAATATAATGAAGCTTCCTAACATTTCAGCTTCTGTCCCTCAGCTGAAAGAGGCTATCAAGGAATTACAGGAGCAGGGATATCCGCTTCCTGACTATCCTGAAAACCCTCAGACAGAAGAGGAGGAAAAAATAAAAGAAAGATATGACAGATGTGTAGGTTCTGTTGTTAACCCGGTACTCAGACAGGGTAACTCTGATAGAAGACTTGCAAAAGTAGTTAAAGAATATGCAAAAAAACACCCACACAGACTCAAAGAGGTTTCTCCTCACTCCAAATCGCATGTAGCTCATATGAAGGATGGAGACTTTTATCAGCATGAACAGTCTGTTATCATCGAAAAAGACACAAAAATCAAATATGTTTTTGAAGACAAAGATGGAAATCAGACAGTTCTCAAAGAAGTTGAAGTAGGAAAAGGAGATGTTGTTGATGGAACATTTATGAACAGAAAAAAACTCAGAGAGTACTTTGCCGAAGTAATAGACAGAGCAAAAGAAGATGACATACTCTTCTCCCTCCACGTTAAAGCTACTATGATGAGGGTTTCTGACCCTGTTATATTTGGAGATGCTATCAGAGTTTACTATTCTAAGCTCTTTGAGAGACATTCAGATATCATAGAAAAACTTGGATGGAAACCTGAGTTTGGTATGCAAGAGCTTGAGAACAGATTGGAGCAGCTTTCAGAGGAAGAAAGAGAAGCTGTTAAGAAGACAATTGAAGAGATTTACAAAGAAAGACCAAGAATGTATATGGTTGATTCTGATAAAGGGATTACAAATCTCCACATGCCTAACGACGTTATAATTGATGCTTCTGTTCCTGCAGTAATAAAGAACGGTCTTCAGGGATGGGGTCCTGATGGAGAAACAGACGATACAGTTCTCTGTATACCAGATAGATCGTACGCAACGATGTACAAAGAGATTGTTGAAGACATAAAGGCAAGAGGACAGTTTGATCCTACAAAAATAGGAACTGTTCAGAATGTAGGTCTTATGGCTATGAAAGCTGAAGAGTACGGTTCCCATGATAAAACATTCTTCCCACCAGCTGATGGTAAGATGAAAGTTGTTGATGAAGATGGAAACGTACTGATAGAACACTGTGTAAATGAAGGAGATATATGGAGATCATGCATAACAAAAGATATAGCTATAAGAGACTGGGTGAAACTTGCTGTTAACAGAGCAAAAGATTCTGGATTCCCTATAGTATTCTGGCTTGACGAGTACAGAGCCCACGACAGAAATCTTATAGAAAAAGTAAAAGAAGAGCTACCAAAATATGATCTTTCCGATGTTGACTGGTACATAAAAGCTCCTCAGGATGCGATGAAATTTACACTTGCAAGATTCAGAAACGGTGAAGATACCATATCTGTTACAGGAAACGTTCTCAGGGATTATCTTACTGACCTGTTCCCTATTATTGAAGTTGGAACTTCTGCAAGATCTCTCTCTATAGTCCCACTCATCGCAGGTGGTGGTGTGTTTGAAACAGGTGCAGGTGGTTCTGCTCCAAAGCATGTTGAGCAGTTCCTGAAAGAAAGCCACCTTAGATGGGACTCTCTTGGGGAATTCCTTGCATTCGTTGAATCTCTAAAACTCGCCTACAAACAACTAAAGACGCTTCACCAGAAAGATAATCCAAGAATCCTTGTTATCGCAGATGCTCTCTCAAAAGCTGTTGGAAAATATCTGGAAAATGATAAGACACCAAAAAGAAAGGTGGGGCAGTTAGATACAAGAGGTTCTCACTTCTACCTTGCACTTTACTGGGCAGAAGCTCTTGCTTCTCAAACTGAAGACAAAGAGCTTGCAGAAAAGTTTGAAAAGGTATTTGCAGAACTGAAGGAAAATGAAGAGAAAATATTGTCTGAGATAGCAGCAACAGAAGGTAAACCGGCAGATATTGGAGGATGGTATCACCCTGATGATGAAAAAGCAGAAAAAGCAATGAGACCAAGTGAAACATTTAACAAAATAATTGACTCTTTGCTGGAATCGTAG
- a CDS encoding ATP citrate lyase citrate-binding domain-containing protein — MAQRGIREYDGKRILAKNWDEYFDGAFQYDFKSILITPETDLDKIPEEYPWVKETPLVAKPDMLFGKRGKLGLIFFKKEKPGDVTWEDAKEWIKQKMSEEVEINGVKGHLTHFLVEPFVPHKPEEEYYVAITTDEDEDIIYMSAFGGIEVEENWDKVVEVRIPITASDEEIKKLIEKNVPAEIKDKEKYADFVYRLYKLFKDLHFTYLEINPLVMVGNKVYPLDFVGRVDDTAQFVAGRKWGELEFPAGFGRDLTPEEKYIKEMDEKSGASLKLTILNPEGRIWTLVAGGGASVVYSDTVADLGAVEELANYGEYSGNPSRAETREYVKTVFDLMTRKRHPKGDKILIIGGAIANFTDVAKTFEGIIDAMKEYADKLKEVGVRIYVRRGGPNYEIGLKKIKEAAEELGIPIEVYGPETHMTEIVKKAIEENKVTA, encoded by the coding sequence ATGGCTCAACGAGGAATTAGAGAGTATGACGGAAAAAGAATTTTAGCCAAAAACTGGGATGAGTATTTTGATGGAGCATTCCAGTATGATTTCAAATCAATCCTTATTACTCCTGAAACAGACCTTGACAAAATCCCTGAAGAGTATCCATGGGTAAAAGAAACACCTCTTGTAGCAAAACCGGATATGCTTTTTGGTAAAAGAGGAAAATTAGGGTTGATTTTCTTCAAGAAAGAAAAACCCGGAGATGTTACATGGGAAGATGCAAAAGAATGGATTAAACAAAAAATGTCTGAAGAAGTAGAAATCAACGGTGTAAAAGGACATTTAACTCATTTTCTGGTAGAACCTTTTGTCCCTCATAAACCTGAAGAAGAGTACTATGTTGCAATCACGACAGACGAAGATGAAGATATTATTTATATGTCAGCTTTTGGTGGTATTGAAGTAGAAGAAAACTGGGACAAAGTTGTTGAAGTTAGAATTCCCATAACAGCATCTGATGAAGAAATAAAAAAACTGATAGAAAAAAATGTTCCTGCAGAAATAAAAGACAAAGAAAAATATGCGGACTTTGTTTACAGACTTTACAAGCTTTTTAAAGATCTGCATTTTACTTACCTTGAGATAAATCCTCTCGTGATGGTAGGGAACAAAGTCTACCCCCTTGATTTTGTTGGAAGAGTTGACGATACTGCACAGTTTGTCGCAGGTAGGAAATGGGGCGAGCTTGAATTTCCGGCAGGTTTTGGTAGAGATCTGACTCCAGAAGAAAAATATATAAAAGAGATGGATGAGAAATCAGGTGCATCTCTAAAACTGACAATTCTTAATCCTGAGGGCAGGATATGGACACTTGTTGCAGGTGGTGGAGCTTCAGTTGTTTACTCAGACACTGTGGCTGATCTGGGAGCGGTCGAAGAACTTGCAAATTACGGTGAGTACTCAGGTAATCCATCAAGGGCAGAGACAAGGGAGTATGTAAAAACTGTGTTTGATCTTATGACAAGAAAGAGACATCCAAAGGGAGACAAAATACTCATAATAGGTGGTGCTATTGCTAACTTTACAGATGTTGCCAAAACATTTGAAGGTATCATAGATGCTATGAAAGAATACGCAGATAAACTCAAAGAAGTAGGAGTTAGGATTTATGTAAGGAGAGGTGGTCCAAATTACGAAATAGGGCTGAAAAAAATAAAAGAAGCAGCAGAAGAATTAGGTATTCCTATAGAAGTCTATGGACCAGAAACACATATGACAGAAATAGTTAAAAAAGCTATTGAAGAAAATAAAGTAACTGCTTAA